The Hymenobacter sp. DG01 genome has a segment encoding these proteins:
- a CDS encoding 26S protease regulatory subunit: MPATPDPSAIQPLLEALSFSPDNLALRKHVAGLLVQAARLPEAEELYRTGLRQAPDDPDLQLGLAETYASLSKTSAAFVVVEELLAARPEHARAHLLHARLLLTTDQVTAAREAYHTALHYNPTLEDAELAGRLRGSAGATAQPAHGGAPTPFPGANPTTSAGSDDDFGSLEQNLFSGLERPKITFADVGGMEAIKEEIRLKIIHPLQFPDLYKAYGKAAGGGLLLYGPPGCGKTHLARATAGEVQASFIHVGINDILDMWLGNSERNLHQIFEQARLQAPCVLFFDEVDALAANRHDLRQSAGRTVINQFLSELDGATRSNDGVLILAATNAPWHLDSAFRRPGRFDRILLVTPPDEPAREAVLEVLLQGKPVAPSVNLRKLAAQTAGFSGADLQAVVDVAVEARLRESMKAGKPLPLEQATFQEAVGKVKPSTREWFATAKNYALYSNEGGVYDDILVYLGIKKPSA, translated from the coding sequence ATGCCCGCTACGCCCGACCCGTCTGCTATTCAACCGCTGCTGGAAGCCCTATCCTTCTCGCCCGATAACCTGGCACTGCGCAAGCACGTGGCAGGCCTGCTGGTGCAGGCCGCCCGCCTGCCGGAAGCCGAAGAACTCTACCGCACCGGCCTGCGCCAGGCCCCCGACGACCCGGATTTGCAGCTGGGTCTGGCTGAAACCTATGCCAGCCTAAGTAAAACATCGGCGGCGTTTGTGGTGGTGGAAGAGCTGCTGGCCGCCCGCCCCGAGCACGCCCGCGCCCACCTGCTGCACGCCCGCCTGCTGCTCACAACCGACCAGGTAACGGCGGCCCGCGAAGCTTACCACACGGCCCTGCACTATAACCCCACCCTGGAAGACGCGGAGCTGGCCGGCCGCCTGCGCGGCAGTGCCGGCGCTACGGCCCAGCCGGCCCATGGGGGTGCCCCTACCCCTTTCCCCGGCGCCAACCCCACCACCTCTGCCGGCTCCGACGATGATTTCGGGAGTCTGGAGCAAAACCTGTTCAGCGGCCTGGAGCGCCCCAAAATCACCTTTGCCGATGTAGGCGGTATGGAGGCCATTAAGGAGGAAATCCGGCTGAAGATTATCCATCCGCTGCAGTTTCCGGATCTATACAAGGCCTACGGCAAGGCGGCTGGCGGTGGGCTGCTGCTCTACGGCCCGCCCGGCTGCGGCAAAACCCACCTGGCCCGCGCTACGGCCGGCGAGGTGCAGGCCAGCTTTATCCACGTCGGCATCAACGATATTCTGGATATGTGGCTGGGCAACAGTGAGCGGAACCTGCACCAGATTTTCGAGCAGGCCCGTCTGCAGGCTCCGTGCGTACTGTTTTTTGATGAAGTGGATGCCCTGGCTGCCAACCGCCACGACCTGCGCCAGAGCGCGGGCCGCACCGTCATCAACCAGTTTCTCTCGGAGCTGGATGGTGCTACCCGCTCCAACGACGGCGTACTGATTCTGGCCGCCACCAACGCGCCCTGGCACCTCGACTCGGCCTTCCGCCGTCCCGGCCGCTTCGACCGGATTCTGCTGGTTACGCCCCCCGATGAGCCTGCCCGCGAGGCCGTGCTGGAAGTGCTGCTGCAGGGTAAGCCCGTAGCCCCTTCCGTGAACCTGCGCAAGCTGGCCGCCCAAACCGCCGGCTTCTCCGGGGCCGATTTGCAGGCCGTGGTAGATGTGGCTGTGGAAGCTCGCCTGCGCGAATCGATGAAAGCCGGCAAGCCCCTGCCCCTGGAGCAGGCTACCTTTCAGGAGGCCGTCGGCAAAGTGAAACCCAGTACCCGCGAGTGGTTCGCCACGGCCAAAAACTACGCCCTCTACTCCAACGAAGGCGGCGTGTACGACGACATTCTGGTGTATCTGGGCATCAAGAAGCCTTCGGCGTAG